DNA from Streptomyces sp. Edi4:
GCATCCGCAGTGCCGCCGACGGCCCGGGGCCCAGGCCGAACGCCTTCTGCTCGACGGCCTCCGCGTACTTGACGGCGATGTCCACGGATTTGTCGAAGGGCCCCGTCTTCCCGTCGGCCTCGGCTCTGCGACGGGCCGCGTTGAAAACCTTCTCGAAGATGTAGGGGACGGCCAGGATGAAGGTCGGCCGGAACGACTGGAGATCGGGCAGCAGAGCGGAGGCCGACAGGGCCGGCTGGTGGCCGAGTTTGACGCGGCCCCGGACCGCCGCGATCTCCACCATCCGCCCGAAGACGTGGGCCAGCGGCAGGAACAGCAGGGTGGACGCCTCGTCGCCGGGCCGGGAGTGGAACACCGGCTCCCAGCGGGAGATCAGCATGTCCGTCTCGAACATGAAGTTGGCGTGTGTGATGACGCACCCTTTGGGCCGGCCCGTGGTCCCCGACGTATAGATCACGGTCGCCACCGACTCGGGTGTGACGGCCCGCCGGTGCCGGTGGACGACCTCGTCGTCGATGGCCTCACCCGCTCTGAGGAGGGCTGAGAGCGCTCCCGTGTCCAGCTGCCACAGGCGTTTGAGATGTGGGAGGCGGTCGACGACGGAGCCGATCGTCATCGAGTGGTCCTCATGCTCCACGACGCACGCGGTCGCCTCGGAGTCGTGCAGCATCCAGAAGACCTGCTCGGCCGACGACGTGGGGTAGATCGGCACGGGCTGCGCGCCGATGCTCCAGAGCGCGAAGTCGAAGAGCGTCCACTCGTACCGGGTACGCGCCATGATGGCGACCCGGTCCCCGAACCGGACGCCGTCCGCGATCAGTCCCTTGGCGAGCGCGAACACCTCGTCCCTGAACACGGCAGCCGTCACATCCCGCCACTGGCCGGATTCGTCCTTGCGGCACAGTGCGACGCGGTGCGGATCGTCGAGGGCGTGGTCGAAGACGGCGTCCGCAAGGCCGCCCACCTGAGGCGGTGTCGCCATGGGTGGGACCGTGAACTCGCGCAATGACCTGCCTCCCTCCGGGGTGGCCACTCCCGGTGGCGCTCCGCACAGCGCGGTGACCGTACCCCACGCGCAGTTTCGGTGACAGGGGTCTTCTACGCGTCGAGACATACGACGTCTTCACAGGTCAGCGGCTGAAACAGGCCCACATGGGGACCCCTCGGACACTCAGCTGACTCAAAGGAAGGCTCTGCGGAAAGCAATCTCCACGGAATCTGTACGCTCCGGTCACCCCCGCCCCACGCTGCGTCCCCTGTTGGTACGGACCGCACTCCGTCGTCGCAGGCCCGGGCGTCCCGAGCGGCCGAGCGACGCCGAGGGCGTCTCATGCGACCGCACGCGGGCAGGACGATCTTCAGCCAGTGGCGTGGCCCGGGTGCCCCCGGTGCAGCCGGTCGCCGCCCGCGAGGATCGCCGAAGCCAGAGCGCCCGCCGCGTCCTGCGCTGCCGAGCCGCGCCGATTGTGGAGCAGGACGAAGTCGACCGCGCCGAGTTCCGGCAGGCCGCAGCGGGCTGAGAGCGCTTCCAGGCCGGGCGGGATCAGTCCCCGGGTGTGTGCCATCACGCCGAGCCCCGCGCGAGCCGCCGCCATCAGGCCGCTGAGGCTGCCGCTCGTACAGGCGATGCGCCAGGAACGCCCGTGATCCTCGAGGACTTCGAGCGCGCGGGCCCGGGTGATGCCGGGCGGCGGGAAGAGGATCAGCGGAACGGGCCGCCCCGCGTCGAGCCGCAGCCCCGGCGCCCCGATCCAGCACAGCTCGTCCGTCCACACCAGTTCGCCATGGCTGTCGCCCGGCCGCCGCTTGGCGAGCACCAGATCGAGCCGGCCCGCTTCGAGCCGCCGGTGCAGGGTCCCGGACAGCTCGACGGTGAGTTCCAGATCGACCTCGGGGTGCTCGCGGCGGAAGGCCTGGAGGATTTCCGGCAACCGCGTCAGGACGAAGTCCTCGGATGCGCCGAACCGCAGCCGGCCACGCAGTCGTGTCCCCGTGAAGTAGTGGGCGGCCCGTTCGTGCGCGGTCAGGATCGTCCGCGCGAAACCGAGCATGGCCTCACCGTCCTCCG
Protein-coding regions in this window:
- a CDS encoding AMP-binding protein, with the protein product MATPPQVGGLADAVFDHALDDPHRVALCRKDESGQWRDVTAAVFRDEVFALAKGLIADGVRFGDRVAIMARTRYEWTLFDFALWSIGAQPVPIYPTSSAEQVFWMLHDSEATACVVEHEDHSMTIGSVVDRLPHLKRLWQLDTGALSALLRAGEAIDDEVVHRHRRAVTPESVATVIYTSGTTGRPKGCVITHANFMFETDMLISRWEPVFHSRPGDEASTLLFLPLAHVFGRMVEIAAVRGRVKLGHQPALSASALLPDLQSFRPTFILAVPYIFEKVFNAARRRAEADGKTGPFDKSVDIAVKYAEAVEQKAFGLGPGPSAALRMQHQFFEKTVYAKVREAMGGRVRHAMSGGSSMGRRLGLFFEGAGVTVYEGYGLTESTAAATANPPERTRYGTVGQPIPGTTVHIADDGEVWIHGGQVFSCYLNEPKATEAVLREGWLATGDIGALDEDGYLTITGRKKEILVTSGGKSVSPVALEERVRAHPLVAQCIVVGNDRPYIAALVTLDQEGVDHWLAVRGKPSLTASELVRDPDLETEVRRAVVAANTLVSQAESIRTFRILAHQFTEEHGLLTPSLKLKRRAIEDAYGAEVDALYR
- a CDS encoding LysR substrate-binding domain-containing protein, with protein sequence MYDANQLRTFLAVAQTLNFTQAARRLGVRQSTVSQHVRRLEGAAGRPLFSRDTHSVRLTEDGEAMLGFARTILTAHERAAHYFTGTRLRGRLRFGASEDFVLTRLPEILQAFRREHPEVDLELTVELSGTLHRRLEAGRLDLVLAKRRPGDSHGELVWTDELCWIGAPGLRLDAGRPVPLILFPPPGITRARALEVLEDHGRSWRIACTSGSLSGLMAAARAGLGVMAHTRGLIPPGLEALSARCGLPELGAVDFVLLHNRRGSAAQDAAGALASAILAGGDRLHRGHPGHATG